In Drosophila suzukii chromosome Y, CBGP_Dsuzu_IsoJpt1.0, whole genome shotgun sequence, the following proteins share a genomic window:
- the LOC139353733 gene encoding uncharacterized protein, whose translation MSIPRLELQAAVLGTRLMNTVQEEHSVDISEKVLWTDSKTVLRWIGSTHRRYKQFVGNRVAEILESSKVSQWRWVPTADNAADDATRSQNKADLSPESRWLSGPAFLRQPASGWPAPEEGTKRVPDAPEEGTKRVPDAPDEEEMPGEFALVAADEFAIQFQRFSSFSRLVRTTAWVLRFARWCRKQRSKIEEYGLTASECEAAENLLVRQAQLESFPDEMRSAECGKNVASSSEIRGLAPYVDEHGVLRVYGRVDAALCMPYSARRPVILSHRHSLTDLIVRHFHAQMKHQNVDATIAQIRTRFWVTKMRRVLKEVISSCNECKLQRTRPMPPIMGPLPEDRLEAGGWPFKYTGLDYFGPLLVTVSRHREKRWVALFTCKLSFSLVN comes from the coding sequence ATGTCGATCCCAAGGTTGGAGCTGCAGGCAGCGGTTCTTGGAACCAGACTGATGAACACTGTCCAGGAGGAGCACAGTGTGGACATCAGCGAGAAGGTGTTGTGGACGGACTCAAAAACGGTGCTGAGATGGATCGGCAGCACCCACCGCCGGTACAAGCAGTTTGTTGGCAACCGAGTGGCGGAGATTTTGGAGTCGTCGAAGGTTTCCCAGTGGAGGTGGGTACCTACAGCCGACAACGCAGCGGATGATGCGACGCGGTCGCAGAATAAGGCGGACCTTAGCCCGGAATCACGTTGGCTAAGTGGACCCGCATTTTTGAGGCAGCCAGCAAGCGGCTGGCCGGCGCCTGAGGAGGGAACTAAGCGTGTTCCAGATGCGCCTGAGGAGGGAACTAAGCGTGTTCCAGATGCGCCTGATGAAGAGGAGATGCCCGGTGAGTTTGCATTGGTGGCCGCGGATGAATTTGCCATTCAGTTCCAGAGATTCTCGAGCTTCAGTCGCCTGGTGAGGACCACAGCATGGGTCTTGAGGTTTGCGCGTTGGTGTCGCAAGCAGAGAAGCAAGATCGAGGAGTACGGACTCACTGCATCGGAGTGTGAGGCCGCGGAGAACCTGTTAGTCAGACAGGCCCAGTTGGAGTCGTTCCCCGACGAGATGAGGTCGGCGGAATGCGGAAAGAACGTCGCCAGCTCGAGTGAGATTCGAGGTCTGGCGCCTTACGTGGATGAACACGGAGTTCTGCGAGTTTATGGCAGAGTTGATGCCGCGCTGTGCATGCCGTACAGTGCGAGGAGGCCCGTAATACTGTCACACAGGCACAGTCTTACGGATTTGATTGTGAGGCACTTTCATGCCCAGATGAAGCATCAAAACGTGGATGCGACGATTGCTCAGATTCGGACGAGATTCTGGGTCACGAAGATGAGACGAGTGCTGAAGGAAGTAATCTCGTCGTGCAACGAGTGCAAGTTGCAGCGAACGCGGCCGATGCCGCCGATAATGGGACCCCTACCAGAGGATCGACTGGAAGCGGGAGGATGGCCATTCAAGTACACCGGATTGGACTACTTTGGGCCACTGCTGGTGACTGTATCCCGTCACAGAGAGAAGCGTTGGGTCGCCTTGTTCACatgcaaattaagtttctcactagtgaattga
- the LOC139353734 gene encoding uncharacterized protein, which yields MQHSPKRSSRLRGGEATPTATRADQQPVSSGAENRPRVNITSAAAISSPATTVTTVASQPRSTAVTAAGSEPERETNQSLTSDLLKRIAALEEEVKQVKALNSVSTANCAPIAVGPSADGANSGASGRPPSWSGSPLATSNGEASTNGVGPVPHSGVGASSAACTLPPSWSGPPLLTTSNHFVEPLCATSVAQTAHGFVLPGGSTHNVATASPFVGSYAPITPNESQRVYGPRKLPVLPVFGGQPEEWPIFNCAFVETTQAYNCTDLENNQRLLKALKDEARETVKSLLIHPGNVSAVMEQLRFRFGRPEQLIRSQLNSVREVPPISEQHLARIVPFATRVSNLTAFLQSAKAEQHLRNPTLMEELVAKLPTSKRVDWARHAASIEPFPTVAHFSVWLQEYANVVCTVLDVEGKEPRRRVLHASVDQNGCDQQDDRHGGCPICGGQHAATSCREFIGASPPGRWGMVRRHRLCFTCLRSGHTTRTCDVHGECQINGCRRLHHRLLHGADEERRWPAQRGGFRSHNGGNQQSAAWDKGLEIRAPQPAEAPVQRNLNCVDAEGGRLLFRILPVTLYGAGRQVDTYALLDEGSSVTMIDDELRRDLGVRGVHRQLNIQWFGGRASREPSNVVSLEISGAGKSTRHVLRNVYSVSSLSLPMQTLGRRDVQGVHKDARLPMKPYINVVPKLLIGLDHGHLGLPLRTRRFAREGPYAAATELGWVVFGPVSGQSTTPSPRSYLLAVSMDDTMEKMVENYFDMESFGVKLAPQVAGSDDARAQRILEDTTVKVGRRYQTGLLWKDDYAVLPRSYEMAHRRLINVEKKLKRNGQLALEYDRIIKDYVSKGYARKLQQDEVAVTSDRLWYLPHFGVENPNKPAVLFHFREKAVGVCGDIKEMFHQVLIRPEDRCSQRFLWRDGNDDRDPDVYEMNVMTFGAACSPSAAHYVKTVNALKFRDSDPRAVKAIIDYHYVDDYVDSFATESEAISVSTRVKEIHAEAGFVEAALGPPGQVKSVGWGEAEQKILGMRWQVATDDFRFKVEYHRVPSSVLSGDRVPTKREYLSLLMSTFDPLGFLCCLMITAKLLLREIWRQKIQWDEPLPEEIGRAFAVWRREMDAVGQFRCPRHYFGHGAVRTVELHVFVDASQSAFAAVAYWRVTYEDDNVMVS from the exons ATGCAGCATTCCCCGAAGAGGAGCTCGCGGCTGAGAGGAGGGGAAGCCACCCCTACAGCAACGCGAGCGGATCAGCAGCCAGTGAGTAGTGGAGCAGAAAACCGGCCGCGAGTGAACATAACCTCGGCGGCGGCCATTTCTAGCCCAGCCACTACGGTGACTACAGTAGCGTCCCAACCGAGGAGTACTGCTGTCACAGCTGCGGGATCAGAGCCAGAGCGGGAGACGAACCAGTCCCTCACGTCGGACCTTTTGAAAAGGATTGCGGCGTTGGAGGAGGAGGTAAAGCAGGTTAAAGCCCTGAACAGTGTGAGCACTGCAAATTGCGCGCCAATCGCAGTTGGCCCAAGCGCAGATGGCGCCAACAGTGGAGCGTCGGGGCGGCCGCCATCTTGGAGCGGATCGCCATTAGCCACATCTAACGGTGAGGCCTCAACTAACGGGGTCGGGCCGGTCCCACATAGCGGTGTCGGTGCGAGCAGTGCGGCCTGCACGCTGCCGCCATCTTGGAGTGGACCGCCATTGCTAACGACTAGCAATCATTTTGTGGAGCCACTGTGTGCTACAAGTGTTGCGCAGACAGCGCATGGATTCGTGCTACCGGGCGGGAGCACCCACAACGTGGCAACAGCATCGCCATTTGTTGGGTCCTACGCCCCGATAACGCCGAATGAATCCCAAAGAGTGTACGGGCCAAGGAAACTTCCGGTCCTGCCTGTATTTGGAGGGCAGCCCGAGGAGTGGCCGATCTTTAACTGTGCGTTTGTGGAGACGACCCAAGCATACAACTGCACAGACTTGGAGAACAACCAGAGGTTGTTGAAGGCGCTGAAGGATGAAGCACGAGAGACAGTGAAGTCGCTGCTGATTCACCCTGGGAACGTCAGCGCCGTGATGGAGCAGCTGCGCTTTAGGTTCGGCCGACCGGAGCAGCTTATACGCAGCCAGCTGAACAGCGTGCGAGAGGTGCCGCCGATTTCGGAGCAGCACCTGGCGAGGATCGTTCCCTTCGCAACCCGAGTGAGTAACCTAACGGCCTTCTTGCAGTCAGCGAAGGCGGAGCAGCACCTGCGGAACCCAACGCTAATGGAGGAGCTTGTGGCAAAGCTTCCTACGAGCAAGCGAGTAGACTGGGCCAGGCACGCTGCATCGATCGAGCCCTTTCCCACTGTGGCGCACTTCAGCGTGTGGCTGCAGGAGTACGCAAACGTCGTGTGTACGGTTTTGGACGTCGAGGGAAAGGAGCCGAGGCGTCGAGTTCTACATGCGAGCGTCGACCAGAACGGATGCGATCAACAGGATGATCGGCATGGAGGTTGTCCAATTTGTGGAGGGCAACATGCTGCGACGAGCTGCAGGGAGTTCATTGGAGCTTCGCCACCGGGTAGGTGGGGCATGGTGAGGAGGCACCGGCTCTGCTTCACATGCTTACGGAGTGGACATACGACCAGAACCTGCGATGTACATGGCGAGTGCCAGATCAACGGATGCCGCAGATTGCATCACCGTCTGCTACATGGCGCGGACGAGGAGCGAAGATGGCCGGCGCAGCGAGGTGGCTTCAGGAGCCACAATGGAGGAAACCAGCAGTCAGCAGCCTGGGATAAGGGCCTGGAGATAAGGGCCCCGCAGCCAGCGGAGGCGCCCGTGCAGAGGAACTTAAACTGCGTTGACGCCGAGGGAGGCCGACTTTTGTTCCGTATACTGCCAGTAACGCTGTACGGAGCTGGTCGCCAGGTGGATACATACGCGCTCTTGGATGAAGGATCCTCCGTCACGATGATCGATGACGAGCTACGGAGGGATCTGGGAGTGCGAGGCGTGCATCGACAGCTGAATATACAATGGTTTGGAGGAAGGGCCAGCAGAGAGCCCAGCAACGTGGTGAGCCTAGAGATAAGTGGAGCTGGGAAGTCCACTCGCCACGTTTTGAGGAACGTGTACTCCGTTTCGAGCCTGAGTCTGCCAATGCAGACGTTAGGTCGACGAGATGTCCAGGGCGTGCATAAGGATGCGCGTCTGCCGATGAAGCCCTACATCAACGTGGTGCCTAAGTTGCTCATCGGACTGGACCATGGACATTTGGGATTGCCACTTAGGACGAGGCGGTTTGCCAGAGAGGGACCGTATGCGGCCGCAACCGAGCTTGGATGGGTTGTGTTTGGGCCAGTAAGTGGGCAATCGACTACGCCGTCACCGAGGTCCTACCTTCTAGCCGTGTCAATGGATGATACGATGGAAAAGATGGTGGAGAACTACTTCGATATGGAAAGCTTTGGTGTGAAGCTCGCGCCACAGGTCGCAGGCAGCGATGACGCGCGGGCACAAAGGATCCTCGAAGATACCACGGTGAAAGTGGGGCGTCGCTACCAGACGGGATTACTCTGGAAGGACGACTACGCTGTGCTGCCACGGAGCTATGAGATGGCGCACAGACGGCTGATCAATGTGGAGAAGAAGTTGAAGCGCAACGGGCAGTTGGCGCTGGAATACGATCGTATCATCAAGGATTACGTATCCAAAGGATATGCGAGGAAGCTGCAGCAGGATGAGGTCGCGGTGACGAGCGACCGGCTATGGTATTTGCCACATTTTGGTGTCGAAAACCCGAACAAGCCCG CCGTGCTCTTCCACTTCAGGGAAAAAGCAGTCGGAGTCTGCGGTGACATCAAGGAGATGTTCCACCAAGTGCTGATCCGACCCGAGGATCGATGTTCCCAACGATTCCTTTGGAGAGATGGCAACGACGATCGAGACCCGGATGTGTACGAGATGAACGTAATGACCTTTGGAGCAGCCTGCTCGCCGAGCGCTGCGCATTACGTAAAGACGGTGAATGCCCTGAAGTTTCGGGATTCGGACCCGAGGGCAGTCAAGGCCATCATCGACTACCACTACGTCGATGACTATGTGGACAGTTTCGCTACAGAGAGCGAAGCTATAAGTGTATCTACCCGAGTGAAGGAGATACATGCGGAGGCTGGATTCGTGGAAGCGGCGTTGGGACCACCCGGACAAGTCAAGAGCGTCGGATGGGGTGAGGCTGAGCAGAAGATCCTTGGAATGCGCTGGCAGGTAGCCACGGACGACTTCAGATTCAAGGTGGAGTATCACCGAGTGCCAAGTAGCGTTCTAAGTGGAGATCGAGTCCCTACAAAGAGGGAGTATTTGAGCCTGCTGATGTCAACGTTCGACCCATTGGGATTCCTGTGCTGCCTGATGATTACAGCGAAGCTGTTGTTGAGAGAGATCTGGAGGCAGAAGATCCAGTGGGACGAACCACTACCGGAGGAGATAGGCAGAGCCTTTGCGGTCTGGCGCAGGGAGATGGACGCCGTGGGACAGTTCCGATGCCCTCGTCACTATTTCGGGCATGGAGCAGTTCGGACCGTCGAGTTGCACGTGTTCGTGGATGCAAGTCAATCTGCATTCGCGGCGGTGGCCTATTGGAGGGTCACGTACGAGGATGACAACGTGATGGTTAGTTAA
- the LOC139353732 gene encoding uncharacterized protein: protein MTTRKIHLELAHDLSTDFCIIAIRNFVCRRGPVHRLRSDNGKNFVGADREAKRFGDVFETERIQSELSSRSIEWDFNCPSNPSEGGVWERMVQCVKRVLRHTLKEVAPRDHVLESFLIEAENVVNSRPLTHLPVDADQEAPLTPNDLLKGAANLPNTPGLDAELSKEGSTRKQWRIARMLRDRFWRRWVLEYLPTLVRREKWCRRTEPIRQGDMVFVCDPALPRREWRKGIVEEVYSGADGVVRRATVRVNDNGLSRTMLRPVSKLAVLDLSEAVLHGVGDVDGRTL from the coding sequence aTGACGACAAGGAAGATTCATCTGGAGCTGGCGCATGACCTGTCGACGGATTTCTGCATAATAGCGATCAGGAACTTCGTCTGCCGTAGAGGACCAGTACATAGACTGCGGAGTGATAACGGCAAGAACTTCGTGGGAGCTGACAGGGAGGCCAAGCGATTTGGAGACGTGTTCGAGACGGAGAGGATACAGAGTGAGTTGTCCAGCAGAAGCATTGAATGGGATTTCAATTGCCCATCGAACCCGTCTGAGGGCGGAGTATGGGAGCGGATGGTGCAGTGCGTCAAACGAGTGCTGCGTCATACCCTGAAGGAAGTTGCGCCGAGGGATCATGTGTTGGAGAGTTTCCTGATCGAGGCGGAGAATGTAGTCAACTCGCGTCCGCTCACCCACTTGCCGGTGGATGCGGACCAAGAGGCGCCGTTGACGCCAAATGATCTGCTCAAGGGAGCAGCTAACCTGCCGAATACGCCTGGATTGGATGCGGAGCTGTCCAAGGAGGGTTCTACGCGTAAGCAGTGGAGGATTGCTCGCATGCTGCGAGACCGTTTCTGGAGGAGGTGGGTCCTGGAGTACCTGCCTACGCTTGTGCGCCGCGAGAAGTGGTGCCGGAGAACGGAGCCCATCCGCCAGGGCGATATGGTCTTCGTCTGCGATCCTGCCTTGCCCAGACGAGAGTGGCGCAAGGGAATCGTGGAGGAGGTCTACAGCGGAGCTGATGGAGTCGTCAGACGCGCTACTGTGCGCGTGAACGACAATGGCCTATCTCGGACAATGTTGCGGCCCGTCTCAAAACTTGCAGTTTTGGATTTGAGTGAAGCGGTTCTTCACGGGGTCGGGGATGTCGACGGTCGAACATTGTAA